ACCTAATAAAGAACCCTCTCTTTGCTCTTGTTATTAATAACTAAAAATGGATCCTTTGTTTTAGATGGACCAAGAAATACGACAGTCTCTGTCACCCCCTCCACCACAGTGAAAGAAGGGGGAGCTGTGACAATGACATGTACCAGCTATGGTAATCCATCTCCAAAGATCTCCTGGACAAAGCATTCGATCAGTGGAGAGTCGCAGTTTCTTTCTGAAAATGCAACTTTAACTATAAATAACGTAAAGGCTGAAGACTTGGGGCTTTATGAGTGTGAAGGAGTTAACCAGtttggaagagagaagaaaactgTGGACTTAACTGTTCAAGGTGTGTACAACATGATACATTGTAAGCCTTGCTTCGAAATTTTAGGGCTAATCTTGCTCAGACTGAAATCTGTGAGAATTTTGCCTTTGGCTTCTGTGAGGTCAAGACTGGCCCTTAGTCATTAAGGGTAAAATTTATCTCATGCAAAGCTCTCTGAATCACTAGATCCCCATCGGGTGCATCTACACAGCCACTGGCAGCCTGCAGAAAGCCTCCATGCTGAGGCAAcagactcgggctcacagggcttgagctaccgcactaaaaatagctgtgttggCAGCATGTTTAACTTGTGGCTTGGTGTGGAGCTTGAGCTCTTACCTCTAGGGAGAGAgttgggcttcagagcctgagctccagcccaagccacaataTCCACACAGCAATTTTTAAGAGGTAGCACAACCCCCACAAGCCTGAGGCTGTCAGCCCAGCTGAAAGGCTCACTgccatgggctgtgtagacatacccatagtatGTGAAAGTGGCAGATATACCATATATGGGGCTCGGCTAGAGGATGCAGGAATGTATGAATATGAATCCAGCAACCAGCTCGGAcagcaatttaaaaacataatgcTTGATGTCAAAGGTCAGTTAAAATAATGTTCTCTATGTTAATGAAGTGGGGTTTGTTCGTTTTTTTGCTAGAGGCATAAAACATGGTCTAAAATATCAGCCAATTTCTTCAGACTCTAGGTTTTGGGGTCATTTTTTGTCATTCCCTAGGATTTTAATGTTGTATGTGTCATGTAGTGAGTTACCCAGGGTCTTGTCATATATAATTAATAGGAACAGATCAACAGTGAAGTCTGTTCTCCAGAAGGATCCAGATGTCAGAAAACAATTGTTCTCCAAAATCTTTTAACAGTCCCTTACACTGGCGTCCCGCAAAACAGGGTTTGAAACTGTGGAATCCTAATGACTTTCTCAGAGAAAGGTCACATGTCTGAAGGCTGGGCAAACATGCTCTCTTTTAGCTTCTGATTCTTTGTCTTTGCCTTTGCTGTGCCTGTTCTGTAGAATGAGGACTTCAGAAGCCATGTTTGTCTATTTTTCTCCTTTCATGAATATAcataatcattttaaattaaagaaaaaaagttcgGTATAAAGTGAAGGGTGCTATGTCCATCAATTAATAAAATATCCTTCCTGCCAGCAGCACTGTGTGAAGACTAGAGAGTACCTTTAGCTAGTGATCAagtaaattttaaagaaaagattgtAGTGAATCATTCAACTGAATTAATGCCCTGAGAGCCTGCTGTAGATTGTCAGTCTCTACATTTGCATTTAAATCTTACCcgacattttctttccttttagttCCTCCCCAGAATACTACAGAGTTAATATCTCCATCAGACAATGTTGATGAAGGGGAAAATATCACTATTATGAGTACAACCTATAGTAATTCACCTCCACAGACAGTCCCGCAAAAGATCCATCCAAGCAACACAACCATACTCTCATCACAGAATGACACCTCTACAGTCAGCAAAAATGACACAGGCATACACCATGAGACTGGAAATAACAATGAGACTAGAAATAACACTGATGGGATTGAGATAACTGTTGTAGGTAGGCATATATGTTGCTTTGAACTTACTTGTATTGTTATCTTCCAGTGATTGAAAGGTTGCTGTTAGCACAGCTAGTGTACTGTTCACCCACACATAGATATACCATGGTTAGTAGTGAAAAACATAACAGAACAGTTCACTAGTGAATATCAATAATGTAATAGCTTCCTATACAGCACTGATACTCTTAGCAATGCTACCCCAAAGTGGCACAGTGGTTcaagggaggtggggagaaggcaGGCATAGCCCCACTTCCTCTATGCACCAGTCTGCAGAGCAAGATTGGCACATAAGGAGAAGAAGCCTGAACCCCACAAAAGGAGATTGAGGGCGCCTTGATGTgcgctggggagctgctggaggcactCTGTCTGCTTGGGGGAGAATGCCTCTTGGTCCTCCCTGGAGCAGCCAGCTTACAACATGCTTTATTGTGTACTATGCCAAACAGGCCTGAACTTACGTAAGACTAACAAACCCAAGACACTGAACAATGATTAAGTTGATTAGGGATGGAGTTTACTGAAGAAGAGAATGCAAGACAGATTGCTTGAAGAGGTGGGTttgaagaagggatttgaaggaggatggAGAGTGCGATGCAGATGAGAACCAGGAGCGTGTTCCAGTTGAAGGCAGTAGGGTCTGTCCCATTGCAACAGCTGGGGCACTGCTCCACTCAGAAAAATTAGAAACTAAAACCATAATAAAGTCAATTCACCCGTTCATAGCTGTTAACATGGGAGGATAGCTCTTTCAGAGCAGGATCCATGTGGAACAGCTGCTTCAGTGCCCCAGACTATATCATGCACATGTTCACATTCATTTTGGAGCTCCAGGGGAGAATATCATGGAGCATAGTACTGAGGGGCACGTTCTAAAATACCCTGAATTAGTGAGCATAAGTGGAGCTCAGGAAAGCTAGAGTTCCCCTATGAAAATCTTTGTCCGATAGACACCACTGGGCATAGGGAACTGCATTATAAAAAGTGCGAACCCAGTGTGGGAGGAGTCAGGAGATGATGGCAACAGAAAGATGAACTGATTGGAAAGAGGGTAGGGTGGGGAAATAGGATCAGAGATGTAGATGTACCAAGATTACAGAGGGCCTTGTACATGTGGACAAGACCTTGAATGTGATGCAGTAAGAGAGAGGAATCCAGTGAAAGAATTCAAAGGGGTCAGACAATATGCTCAaaactggaggagaggaagatgacaTAACAGTAACATTGCCTTTACAGTGATGTGCATACATCTACTTGTAACAGTTTTTAATCAACTTCTTCTGtctcctcttttttttctcttgttttgcAGAAATGGTGAAAGAAACAGATTTTGTGATTCCTGTGATTGTTGTGCTCTCTTGTTTATCAACAGTGGCAACCCCTGCACTTGCAATATTGGTTTACAGGTCAAGGAAAGCAAAGATAAATGGATCTTACAGTCCTGTAAATGCACCAAAACCAAATGTTTAAGCAAGTGACTAACCTTCTTCATTTCATGACCTTATATGACATGCAAGTGACTTTTTGTAACACTGTCgtgaaaaacatgaaaaaatgttcTGTACTGTGATAAATACAACAGCCTTTACATTAAAGGGAAAAATAAGACACTGCCTTAGAAATAGGTGAATTGCTTCCCTAATGAAGCATGCTCAACAAGAAGAGTTCTTTGAAGTGCTAAGTTTGTAGATAGTATCCCATTTCCTATAC
This DNA window, taken from Trachemys scripta elegans isolate TJP31775 chromosome 8, CAS_Tse_1.0, whole genome shotgun sequence, encodes the following:
- the LOC117881986 gene encoding vascular cell adhesion protein 1-like isoform X1, with product MGRIISSVTVLLLGFVTSKAFDIKITPDYNVPAQIGDKLELTCSTTGCESPSFSWRTQMDNPLGGSVTNVGSSSILTMDPVGIENEHEYLCSACCGSQKEERSIRVDVYSFPSDPVIEISTPLNVGEKANITCMVPKVYPSERLTMQLKKDGSVLSMKEFFGEGSTVTTETKSLPLTFIPTFEDIGKAITCVAELPIDEMEFEPKKRQTSQRLSVNYGPRNTTVSVTPSTTVKEGGAVTMTCTSYGNPSPKISWTKHSISGESQFLSENATLTINNVKAEDLGLYECEGVNQFGREKKTVDLTVQVPPQNTTELISPSDNVDEGENITIMSTTYSNSPPQTVPQKIHPSNTTILSSQNDTSTVSKNDTGIHHETGNNNETRNNTDGIEITVVEMVKETDFVIPVIVVLSCLSTVATPALAILVYRSRKAKINGSYSPVNAPKPNV